The proteins below are encoded in one region of Misgurnus anguillicaudatus chromosome 24, ASM2758022v2, whole genome shotgun sequence:
- the LOC141361453 gene encoding zinc finger BED domain-containing protein 4-like: MSAVWAHFKIRDDDSSKADCKLCSAKVSRGGKESTSFNTSNLIKHLKTHHSAEYAQFSKAKATQQPTLTQVLQKREKMSRDNPRALKITEGIAYFIALDDQPLSVVENTGFRHLLGILEPRYEIPSRHYITDAMLPKVFNDVKKHVSGLLRDVSAFSFTTDIWSSSVCPTSLLSLTVQWLDDDFTLLQATLQAKPFRGSHTSQAIANALNGMLQTWCIPKTSVHVVLPDNAKNMIKGMNDAGLPSLPCAAHTLQLVVHEGLLSQKSVADALAIGRKIVGHFKHSPLAYSRLEDIQLEIGQPAKRLQQDVQTRWNSTFYMIQSLIEQKRALGIFVSEYELPDNLTAHQWALLEKMMTVLGPFEELTRKVSSSDAMAADVIPAVTVLQRFLSRETDDDHGIKTMKGTLAAAVKRRFSDVEEQPIYSIATLLDPRYKNRFFSNTDTAANAKEMLMRELLSSSGEEEDHDLHEPPARKPRRDQASSSLDSIFDEIADEQALVLLNRAQVGSTAQLETYLGETTISREDKPLQYWAVNKMRFPTLAKMASRYFSAPCSSVDSERLFSSVSHIVNESRNRISRSCRDDFVHQKEPASHSPKKYLKLVQITLLTEMFV; encoded by the exons ATGTCGGCGGTTTGGGCTCATTTCAAGATAAGGGATGATGACAGCAGCAAGGCAGACTGTAAGTTATGTTCAGCTAAGGTATCGAGAGGAGGAAAAGAAAGTACATCGTTTAACACCAGCAATCTCATTAAACATCTGAAGACGCATCATAGCGCTGAATACGCACAGTTTAGTAAAGCTAAAGCAACTCAGCAGCCAACATTAACACAGGTTTTACAGAAGCGCGAGAAAATGTCCAGAGATAATCCACGGGCACTAAAAATAACAGAGGGAATTGCATACTTTATTGCACTTGATGACCAACCATTGTCGGTTGTTGAAAATACAGGATTTCGACATCTACTTGGCATACTGGAGCCGCGATACGAAATTCCCAGTCGCCATTACATTACAGACGCTATGCTACCTAAAGTGTTTAATGATGTGAAAAAGCACGTCAGTGGCCTTTTGCGGGATGTTTCCGCTTTTAGCTTTACAACAGATATTTGGTCAAGCAGTGTCTGTCCTACGTCTCTTCTCAGTTTAACTGTACAATGGCTTGATGACGACTTTACTCTTCTCCAAGCCACCTTACAAGCAAAGCCATTTCGGGGATCGCACACCAGCCAAGCCATAGCAAATGCGTTAAATGGGATGCTTCAGACCTGGTGCATTCCGAAAACCTCTGTCCACGTTGTGCTACCAGACAACGCAAAAAATATGATTAAGGGAATGAATGATGCTGGACTCCCCAGCCTACCTTGCGCCGCTCACACTCTCCAGCTGGTGGTCCACGAGGGCCTTTTGTCACAGAAAAGTGTTGCTGATGCGTTGGCTATCGGACGCAAAATCGTGGGCCATTTTAAACATTCTCCTCTAGCCTACTCCCGCCTCGAAGACATTCAATTAGAGATCGGTCAGCCTGCAAAACGACTACAGCAGGACGTACAGACCCGCTGGAATAGTACGTTTTACATGATCCAGTCTCTGATTGAGCAGAAACGGGCTCTGGGAATTTTTGTGTCCGAATATGAACTCCCTGATAATCTCACGGCTCACCAGTGGGCACTGCTGGAGAAGATGATGACTGTTCTGGGTCCGTTTGAGGAGTTAACACGAAAAGTTAGCTCTTCTGATGCTATGGCAGCAGATGTGATTCCTGCTGTCACTGTACTGCAGAGATTTCTGTCTAGAGAGACCGACGATGACCATGGCATCAAAACTATGAAAGGGACCTTAGCTGCAGCTGTCAAAAGGCGATTTTCTGATGTGGAAGAACAACCTATCTACAGCATCGCTACTCTACTCGACCCCAg GTATAAAAACCGCTTTTTCTCAAACACTGACACTGCTGCAAATGCCAAGGAGATGCTGATGCGTGAGCTGTTGAGTTCGTCTGGAGAAGAGGAGGATCATGACCTGCACGAACCTCCTGCCAGAAAACCACGCAGGGACCAGGCAAGCAGCAGCCTGGACAGTATATTTGATGAAATAGCAGATGAGCAAGCACTGGTCTTGCTAAACAGAGCTCAAGTAGGTTCTACTGCACAATTAGAGACATACCTAGGGGAGACCACAATTTCCAGAGAAGACAAACCACTACAATACTGGGCAGTTAACAAAATGCGGTTTCCTACTCTGGCCAAAATGGCATCCAGATACTTCTCAGCACCATGCAGTAGTGTTGATAGTGAAAGGCTGTTCAGCTCTGTGTCACATATTGTGAATGAAAGCAGAAACAGAATCAGCAGATCATGCAGAGATGATTTTGTTCATCAAAAAGAACCTGCCTCTCATTCTCCCAAAAAGTACTTAAAGCTAGTTCAGATCACATTGCtgactgaaatgtttgtttaa
- the LOC129438827 gene encoding E3 ubiquitin-protein ligase TRIM39-like: SSSGALSDELQCSICLDVFTDPVSTPCGHNFCKSCLKQCWDTSQDYHCPLCKETFSKRPDLKINTTLREIVQLFKERSGQKKSEVLCDMCDDKKLKALKSCLVCQISYCETHLEPHQRIPNLKKHKLIDPVENPEDFICQKHEKPLELYCRDDQTCVCMLCAVTEHKTHNTVAVEEESGERKPQLMKIQTDVKQKIQERMNKIQDIKHSAELRKNYSEKEKSESVELFSALIRSIERCQTEWLEMMEQKQKAAEKHDEDLIKDLEQEISELKWRDIELEKLLHTEDHLHLLQIYPSVCSPVNIKNCPEVSNTEIQLSVEPLVKALTKLQKTLDEKLSETVLKRVQQYAVDLTLDPDTAIPTLTLPANGQIVRYGDIKHELPDNPERFDTCACVLAKEGFSSGRFYFEVQVKEKTDWDLGVARESINRKGKIIMCPEDGYWTVILRNENQYKAAEVSPLSLSLRVKPEVVGVFVDYEEGLVSFYDVKSRSHIYSFTGQSFTEKLYPYFSPDNTKKGKNAAPLIISQVKLLK, encoded by the exons TCCTCCAGTGGTGCCCTGTCAGACGAGCTGCAGTGTTCAATCTGTCTGGATGTGTTTACTGATCCAGTCAGCACTCCATGTGGACACAACTTCTGTAAATCCTGTTTAAAACAGTGCTGGGACACGAGTCAAGATTATCACTGTCCCCTCTGTAAAGAAACATTCAGTAAAAGACCCGATCTCAAGATCAACACAACACTGAGAGAGATTGTGCAGCTCTTTAAAGAAAGGTCTGGTCAGAAGAAATCTGAGGTTTTGTGTGAcatgtgtgatgataaaaagctaaaagcCTTGAAGTCCTGCCTTGTGTGTCAGATCTCTTACTGTGAAACTCATCTGGAGCCTCATCAGAGAATCCCtaatttaaagaaacacaaactGATTGATCCTGTAGAGAATCCTGAGGACTTTATATGCCAGAAACATGAGAAACCTCTGGAGTTGTATTGTAGAGATGATCagacatgtgtgtgtatgttgtgTGCTGTGACAGAGCACAAGACTCACAACACTGTTGCTGTAGAGGAAGAGAGTGGAGAGAGGAAG CCTCAACTGATGAAGATACAGACAGACGTGAAGCAGAAGATTCAGGAAAGAATGAACAAAATTCAGGATATCAAACACTCAGCAGAACTTAGAAAA aaTTACTCAGAGAAAGAGAAATCAGAGAGTGTTGAGCTCTTCAGTGCTCTGATCAGATCTATTGAGAGATGTCAGACTGAATGGCTGGAGATGATGGAGCAGAAGCAGAAAGCAGCAGAGAAACATGATGAAGATCTCATTAAAGATCTGGAGCAGGAGATCAGTGAGCTGAAGTGGAGAGACATTGAGCTGGAGAAGCTCTTACACACTGAAGATCATCTTCATCTCCTGCAG ATTTACCCATCAGTGTGTAGCCCTGTAAACATCAAAAACTGTCCTGAGGTCAGTAATACTGAGATACAGCTGAGTGTGGAACCTCTAGTGAAAGCTCTGACGAAACTACAGAAGACTTTAGATGAGAAACTCAGTGAAACTG TGTTGAAGAGAGTGCAGCAATATGCAG TGGATTTGACTCTGGATCCTGACACAGCTATTCCAACACTCACCCTGCCTGCTAATGGACAAATAGTGAGATATGGAGACATTAAACATGAACTCCCAGACAACCCAGAGAGATTTGACACTTGTGCATGTGTTCTGGCAAAAGAGGGATTCTCATCAGGAAGATTTTATTTTGAGGTGCAGGTAAAGGAAAAGACTGATTGGGATCTTGGAGTGGCCAGAGAATCTATTAACAGAAAGGGGAAAATCATAATGTGTCCTGAGGATGGATACTGGACAGTCATTCTAAGAAATGAGAATCAGTATAAGGCTGCTGAGgtttctcctctctctctctctctgagagTAAAGCCTGAGGTTGTGGGGGTGTTTGTGGATTATGAGGAGGGTTTGGTCTCCTTCTATGATGTGAAGTCCAGGTCTCATATTTACTCTTTCACTGGTCAATCTTTCACTGAGAAACTCTATCCTTACTTTAGCCCCGATAAtacaaaaaaaggtaaaaatgcaGCACCACTCATCATCTCACAAGTTAAACTGCTAAAGTGA